TCATCTTCTAACTCCTCACGCGGCATTGTCGCAAAATTGCATCTTGTTGCCCGGTAATTGGAATGGAATCTCCCGATCTCTAATCTCATGAATTAACAATTTGTTTGTGAAATCTCATGAAAGCATCCGAAGGATTCATATTCTTCAAAACTTTTATCAGCAACCCGGCGCTGACTCCCATTAATAGGATGAACATTACAATCGGTGCGACAGGCATAAAACCCGTCTCGAGTCCGCCGACGATTGCCCCCGCGAGAATCGACAGGCACATGTTCACTGAGAAGACGAGTACAATCGGAGAGAGGATGAATCCGAATCCACGTCTCTTCAAGAGGAGTCCTCCTGTAAATAATGCGAATGGAACGAGGAGGCCGAGGTCGCTCGCCTGACTTATTGCGGTCTGTTCTCCTCTGAATTCCCGCGGAAGAGTGCCTGTCACTGATGCCGGGACCAACTTGAGCATGCGTTCAAAGCACCTTCTCCAGATACATCTCGTTCATCGAGTAGCCCATTCCGGTATACAACGGGTAGCCGGATGTCGATGCATGCAAGCTAACACGTCTGATCCGGTGTCTCTTGCCCTCCGTATGAAGTCTCTCCATGATTCTTGTCGCGATACCTTCCCGCCTGCGTTCGCTTACGACATAAACGTTGAGAATGTATCCGAGCCGCGTCCCAATGTGTGAAATGTGCGGTGGACCATCGAGGAAGAGAATCGATCCGCAACCTACCACTTCTCCACCGCTGACCGCGACACAATCGAATTGACTTTTCAATCCTACATGAGTGAGATAGTAGCTCTTCGATTTGCGGATGAATCTGACTTTCTTTCCCGAATAATTCTCGTCCGGCCTCATCTCGGAAAACATCCTGTACCTGAAATCTGCGAGGATTCCGGCGTCTTTTTTTCCCGCCCGGCGGATGAGGATTTTCTCTTTCGCTGATTTAGTCGTCATGCTTTTCATTTTCTCCCAATCTCTCGAGAAGCGTGAGCTTAGTGATTCATCCTGTTGAACTGCTCATAAAATCCGCTTTGCGACGCAGCCGCGACGAGATTCTGCGCTTGACCTACACCGTGCTCGAATTCGTCTTTGGCCAGCGCGGTCATGGTAGATACCGCCACTTCGGAAGGAGGTATTCCTCTGAACGTTTGTCCTCTCCCCGCACGGGCGCCTTTATCGAGATCGGTATCAACCGTAGGAGGAATAATTTCGAAGACCTTCACGGATGTGTTCTTTAGTTGGTGCCGAAGTGAAATCGTGAATGAATGGATCGCAGCCTTTGTGGCACAATAAACGGGCATGATCGCTATCGGAACAAACCCGAGTCCGGACGAAACGTTGATGATAGCCGCTTCAGATCGCTTCATGAATTCCGGAATGAAGCAGGCCGACAAGTGGATTGTGGATCCGAGGTTGATGTCCAGCTCGTTTTCATTCGCGCGCAAATCCCGCAGACCCGCTTTCAAATCTATCATCCTCTGGATGCCCGCATTGTTTACGAGAATGTTAATGTCCTTGAAGTTTGAAGTGACCCAATTGTAGAGCCCCTCGCGATCTCCGGGGGAGGACACGTCGCATACATACGTGTGAATCTCAGGAAGCCTTCTCTCCGCTTCATTTAGTTTTTCCTCTCTTCTCCCACAGATGATTACTTTATTCCCGGCTTTCAGAAATTCCTCCGCGAGACAGTACCCGATTCCTGTGGCGCCGCCGGTGATAAGAACCGTATTTCTGGTTGTGTTCATTTAAAAGCTCCGCAATTTTTTGTATTCATGTATGACAAGCAGCAGGATCGTTGCACACTCATCGAGCTATTTCCTGTTGATGTTAACCTGGAGCCCGACGTTCATCACGAACGGCATCCATTGAAATCGGATATTGTCGCGAAGGGGCCAGGAGACTCCCATCTGAGCGGTGAACTTAAGGCCGGGTCCTCCGAGAGCGCCGAAGATAAACGGTTCCGCAAATAGCCCGTCCAGATTTGAAGTAATATTTCCTTCCTTATCCTGAATCTTTGTGAAATGAACGTATGACGCACGCATTCCGAAACCCCCGTCCGCAATATCGCCGTATGCTCCAATGTCCATCTGGAAGAAATACCGGGTGTACCACCCTGTCGCAATAATCTGTGAGGATGACGAATTGGTCCACGCATCGCTCGACGTCGACCTTCCGGCTCCCGCACCGGCGAACATTTCCATTGTCCCGTTGGCCGTCACCGGCATGTAATAGCCAAGTGCGCCTTCGAGATAATTGTGTACATTGTAGCTGAGTGAATCTGACGACGACTTGGAGCCGAACGAACCGTTCGCCATAATGCCGATAGCGCCCGATACGGCAACTGCAGTCTGGAAGTCCCAGCCCGTCGTTCCCGTATTTGCAGCGATCCTTACTTCTCCTGCATTTTTCAGGAGGGGCGCGTCGATCGTATTTGGAATGTAAACCGGGACGCACGACTCCACACACAATCCCAGGATTGCGCCAACCAGAAGCAGGCATTTCTGAAAATTCATACTCGCTCCCTTTTATGAATCAAAATAGCAATAAAGAACGAAATCTTCCGGCGACCACGCTCACGCAAGAAATGTCGGCGACCTCCTCGTCGGGCAGCACTTGACTTATATTGGTATATGTACTAATCTACATATATTCATCAGCCAACTATGAAGAACATCGGGAATATATTCGGAGCCCTTAGTGACCCGACGAGAAGATTGATCCTGGAAAACCTCCAGGGAAAAGACCTGACCCCGTCGGATTTGCTTGAACGTATAGATGTCAGCCAGCCTACCCTTTCTCATCATCTCGATATCTTGAAGCGGGCAGAGTTGATCCAGGGAGCGCGCGAAGGGCAATTCATCCGATATTCACTGAACATGACCGTTTTCGAAATGGCTCTGCAATATATGGTTTCTCTGACGAAAAGGAGAAAATGAAATGAAACTCGATTTGAAGCGGGAACTCATACCATTGGGAGTGATTGCCGCCGTAGCAGCGATCGCAGTTTATTATTATCCTCAGCTTCCGGAAGTAATACCGAGTCATTTCAATGTGCACGGGGATGCCAACGGTTGGATGCGGAAGACAACGTTCTTCGTCGTCATGGGGGCGACGTTCATTTCGATTTACCTCTTGTTCACCTTTCTGCCCAGCATCGACCCGCTAAGGAAGAAAATTGAGCCGAGATTTCGCGTCGTCCTGTTCTTGAGGGATATCCTTCTCGCCCTTTTCGGGGCGATCTTCATGCTAACCCTCGCCGCTGCCCATAGCGGAGTTCTTCAAATGAATCTATTCGGTCTTGCCTTCGGAGCATTGCTTGTCGTATTGGGCAACTATATGCCGAAGCTGCCGCAAAACTGGTTCATAGGAATCAGGACGCCGTGGACGATTTCTTCCGAAAGCGTTTGGAGGAGAACCCACATACTCGGCGGTTGGCTCTTCGCAATTTCTGGAATCATCTTCATCGTCTGCACTTTATTTAAAGTCAA
This genomic interval from Candidatus Kryptoniota bacterium contains the following:
- a CDS encoding SDR family NAD(P)-dependent oxidoreductase is translated as MNTTRNTVLITGGATGIGYCLAEEFLKAGNKVIICGRREEKLNEAERRLPEIHTYVCDVSSPGDREGLYNWVTSNFKDINILVNNAGIQRMIDLKAGLRDLRANENELDINLGSTIHLSACFIPEFMKRSEAAIINVSSGLGFVPIAIMPVYCATKAAIHSFTISLRHQLKNTSVKVFEIIPPTVDTDLDKGARAGRGQTFRGIPPSEVAVSTMTALAKDEFEHGVGQAQNLVAAASQSGFYEQFNRMNH
- a CDS encoding GNAT family N-acetyltransferase, yielding MKSMTTKSAKEKILIRRAGKKDAGILADFRYRMFSEMRPDENYSGKKVRFIRKSKSYYLTHVGLKSQFDCVAVSGGEVVGCGSILFLDGPPHISHIGTRLGYILNVYVVSERRREGIATRIMERLHTEGKRHRIRRVSLHASTSGYPLYTGMGYSMNEMYLEKVL
- a CDS encoding metalloregulator ArsR/SmtB family transcription factor, translating into MKNIGNIFGALSDPTRRLILENLQGKDLTPSDLLERIDVSQPTLSHHLDILKRAELIQGAREGQFIRYSLNMTVFEMALQYMVSLTKRRK
- a CDS encoding SdpI family protein — its product is MKLDLKRELIPLGVIAAVAAIAVYYYPQLPEVIPSHFNVHGDANGWMRKTTFFVVMGATFISIYLLFTFLPSIDPLRKKIEPRFRVVLFLRDILLALFGAIFMLTLAAAHSGVLQMNLFGLAFGALLVVLGNYMPKLPQNWFIGIRTPWTISSESVWRRTHILGGWLFAISGIIFIVCTLFKVNNLVPLVAIISAALISVLYSFYLFKREQSSGPGDKDNP